CTAACTAAAATTTATTTTTTTTCATTGATAAAGGATAACAACCGCACCACCTTAATCGTATAAACCGTCGTCAGCATTATCAATATTATATAGTACAGTCGCAATTAATATTATTCAAGTTCTCTTTTTCTCAAGAAAAACAGGGAAAATATTCGGTGGAGTAACCATAGTGGACAGCATCGGGAAAGTAAAACCAGCACGTTAGCAACTCCGGTGAAATTAAAACAGGCCGCCCCTCTCACGTCTGTCTTAATGACAATAATATAACTATAAAAAAATACAATATTTAAGAAAAAAATGCAGGAAAATAAAAACAGGCGGGTTGGATCGGCCGCAGAAGGATAACTTTACCCAAAAATCTCGCCTTCCACCATGCCGCACAGGCAATGGTACACCGGCTGGTGGAGTTGCTGGACTTTATAGGTCACCTCTTCCGGCACGCGGATCAATACGTCGCAGCCGAGGTCTTTCACCCTGCCGCCGCTTTTTCCCGTAAGGCAGATGATCTTAAGCCCGAAAATTTTCGCAACGCATATGGCGCGTATGACGTTCTTTGAATTTCCCGACGTTGTCAGGGCGATCAGGACATCGCCTTCCCTGCCGTAACCGAGCACCTGCTGGCCGAAAATCATTTCGGAGTCTTCGTCGTTGGCGATGGCGGTGACGAGCGGTGAATGCGCCGAAAGCGATATTGCGGGAAGCTGGCGCTGAAGGTGGCTAAGCAGAAATTGCTTGTCGTTCAGGGTGATCGCGCTCGCCTTTATTTTTTCGGAATCCTGTTTTGCCAGGGGTCGTTTGAGCGAGAACTTGTTCATCAGTTCGCCCACGATATGGTCCGCGTCGGCCGCGCTGCCGCCGTTCCCGCAGATAAGCACCTTGCCGTTCTTTTTAAAACAGGCCACGAGGATTTCGAACGCCCTTATAATATCTTCCTGGAAAGACTCAAGCACCGGGTATGCGGTGAGGCATTCGTCAAGGTATTGTTTGGCGGACGATTTCATAAATATTCCTTCTTCGTGTAAGATATTAAATTGGGCGTTCCCCTCCACCTCGCAAACGCTCGGTGTCGGGTCGGCCCTCACTCCGGTCTCGGCTGACGCCTTGGGCTGTCACGGCCCGATGCCGCGAAACGCGGCGGCAAACCTTATCAACTAACCATATTCCAACGGCGCCAATCGCACATGATTTATCAAATAACTGTCCAAGACAAAATTTGTTCTCTCTTTTTTCTTTACCGTCATCCGTTAACAGTCAACGGTCAACTTTATTTTTCCTATTCTTTCGGCACTATTCTAATCGCTCCAACGTCCGCCGACTGAGCAAACAGCGCGTATTCCCTGAGCGCATCGGAGATCACCCGTTTGCGCCTGGGTTTGAAGGCGTTCTTGCCTTTTTTCAATTCGGCTTTCCTGCGCTTTGCCAGCTCGGCTGCGGTAAGTTTGACATTGATTGTCCGTTTTGGTATGTCAACCTCGATGCTGTCGCCGTTCTTGACCAATGCTATGTCTCCTCCAGCGCCAGCCTCCGGAGAAACGTGACCTATCGACAATCCGGAAGAACCGCCCGAGAACCGCCCGTCGGTGAGCAGCGCGCATTTCGCGCCCAGATGCATGGACCGCAGATACGACGTAGGATACAGCATTTCCTGCATGCCGGGGCCTCCCTTTGGCCCTTCATAAATGATGACCACGATGTCGCCTTCTTTTATTTTTCCGGCAAGAATGCCGTCGGCAGCCTGTTCCTGCGAATGGAACACCTTTGCCGGGCCGCTGAACCGCAACATGGATTCTGCCACGCCCGCGGTCTTGACGACGCACCCTTTTTTCGCAATGTTGCCGGACAAAACCGCGAGCCCGCCATCCGTGCTGTAAGGGGTCGCAGCGCTGCGTATGCAGCCTTTTTGTCTGTCTTTGTCAAGCTCCGGGTACATCGCCGCCTGCGTGCCGAGCTGAAGGTTGCGGGCGGCGCCGCCCGGCGCGCTCTTGCAATTCTCAACCGCCTCGCCCGTCACCATCGGGCCCATGATGTCGTTTTTCCGGATGACGTCGCCGAGGGTGCCGCCCGCGACATGGACTGCCGATGTGTCAAGGAGCCCGGCCCGGTCGAGTTCGGCCATGATGCCCATGATGCCGCCGGCGCGGTTGACATCCTCCACATGGAAATGCGAGCTCGGCGCCACCTTGCACAGCACCGGGACCTTTTTCGACAGCGCATTGATGTCCTTCATGGTAAACGGCACCCCGGCCGCGTGCGCGACGGCGAGCAGATGCAGAACCGTGTTGGTGGATCCGCCCATGGCGATGTCAAGGCTCATGGCGTTGAAAAACGCCTTTCGCGTCGCGATTGAACGCGGCAGCACCGATTCGTCGCCGTTTTCGTAATATGCTTTTGTAATTTCCACAATGCGGCGAGCGGCGTTTTCAAACAGACGGATCCTGTTTTTATGCGTGGCCAGAACGGTGCCGTTGCCGGGCAGCGCAAAGCCGAGCGCCTCGTTGAGGCAGTTCATCGAGTTGGCGGTGAAAAGGCCCGAGCACGATCCGCACGACGGGCATGCCGCGAATTCGATGCCGGCGATGTCCTCGTCGGGCACGGCACTGTCCGCCGACATGACCATGGCGTCGATGAGGTCGTACTTTCTCCCCTTCCAGACGCCGGCCTCCATGGGGCCGCCGGAAACGAACACCGACGGCACGTTGAGACGCAGGGACGCCATCATCATGCCGGGCGTGATCTTGTCGCAGTTGGAAACGCATATCATGGCATCGGCCATATGCGCGTTCATCATGTATTCAACGCTGTCGGCGATGAGCTCGCGCGACGGCAGCGAATACAGCATGCCGTTGTGCCCCATGGCAATGCCGTCGTCGATGGCGATGGTGTTGAACTCCGCGGCGAAATATCCCTGTGCCTCGATGAGCTTTTTGAGGTGCTGGCCGATTTCGTGAAGGTGCACGTGGCCGGGCACGAACTGGGTGAACGAATTGACAATGGCGATTATCGGCTTGCTGAACTGGTTTTCCTTCATGCCGTTCGCGCGCCACAGTGCCCTGGCGCCCGCCATTCTCCTGCCTTCGGTCGAGACCGCGCTGCGTAATTGTATCTGCATGGATGCTCCTCCACTTTGTTACTTGATATGAACTAATAGAAAATCGTTGATAAAAGGCGGGTTTTCAAGAAATTTATTGAAGGACGGCATTCTCGAATTCATCCGGCAATTTATGGCCGTGTGATTTCTGGCCGCTGACTCCTGATCGCCGACCGCTGAAATCCGACTTTCATTTTTTCTGAAGGCTGTCGAGAAGCTGCTGATATTCCTTGGCTTTAGGGGTTTCGGTAAAGGCGATTTGATTTGCAGAAAAAACCTTTTCTATCTGGTAGAATTTCGTGAACGTCCCGGCAGGATGCGCCGTGGGCATACCGGTAGAATCGGCAAAGCACCAGTCGCGCGGCATGAACACCGGCGAGGAACCGGGCACGAACTGGTCGGCGGTGAAATCGAGAACATATTCCACGCTGTCGATCACGATGATGTCGAAGCTGTGGAACGCGCTGACAAACACCCCCTGGCCGCGGTAGCAGGGAATTCCTTTTTGCGTGAAATACTTTGCCACCAGGCTCGAAAACGGCACGCACGCGCCCTCGTCATGCGGATCTATCTTTGCGGTGTAGGAGGCATAGATGTCGCGGGCCAGCCCCGCATATTTTGAACAGAACGCGGCTCGAGACACCGATACGGCCGATGGAAATATTTTTGCGGTCCGCTGCCCGCTGGTGAGGATCCTTGCGCAGGCGGTATCGGAAAGCACTTTTGAAAACCCGGTGAAATAACCGTTCTTAACCGGACAGCTTGGCGGCCCTTCAACATAGGTCGTGTCATTCTTATTGACATGCGGGATAAGCGGCACCACGCGGCATTCCACCCTGTTGCCCTTGACAATCCGCTTTTTCTCCCGGTTGTCCTCCACCCAGAGCAGGGTGAAGCGCTTCCGCGTGGCAACGCGGGTAAAATTGGCTTTCTTAAAACCAATGCCGTAGTCCGCGTAAACATTAAAGGAGGCGGCACCTGGATATTCCGGCCACGAAATCGTTACCGCGTCCTCGGTGAAGGTCGCTGAAACAGGAAAGTTGCAGACGAGGCTGTCGCCGGCAAAGCAATAAACACAAGCGGAAAAAACAAGCAGCAGGAATCTGGCAGCCGAAGAAAGCATTGGTCAAAAATAA
This region of Chitinivibrionales bacterium genomic DNA includes:
- the ilvD gene encoding dihydroxy-acid dehydratase, which encodes MQIQLRSAVSTEGRRMAGARALWRANGMKENQFSKPIIAIVNSFTQFVPGHVHLHEIGQHLKKLIEAQGYFAAEFNTIAIDDGIAMGHNGMLYSLPSRELIADSVEYMMNAHMADAMICVSNCDKITPGMMMASLRLNVPSVFVSGGPMEAGVWKGRKYDLIDAMVMSADSAVPDEDIAGIEFAACPSCGSCSGLFTANSMNCLNEALGFALPGNGTVLATHKNRIRLFENAARRIVEITKAYYENGDESVLPRSIATRKAFFNAMSLDIAMGGSTNTVLHLLAVAHAAGVPFTMKDINALSKKVPVLCKVAPSSHFHVEDVNRAGGIMGIMAELDRAGLLDTSAVHVAGGTLGDVIRKNDIMGPMVTGEAVENCKSAPGGAARNLQLGTQAAMYPELDKDRQKGCIRSAATPYSTDGGLAVLSGNIAKKGCVVKTAGVAESMLRFSGPAKVFHSQEQAADGILAGKIKEGDIVVIIYEGPKGGPGMQEMLYPTSYLRSMHLGAKCALLTDGRFSGGSSGLSIGHVSPEAGAGGDIALVKNGDSIEVDIPKRTINVKLTAAELAKRRKAELKKGKNAFKPRRKRVISDALREYALFAQSADVGAIRIVPKE
- a CDS encoding SIS domain-containing protein gives rise to the protein MKSSAKQYLDECLTAYPVLESFQEDIIRAFEILVACFKKNGKVLICGNGGSAADADHIVGELMNKFSLKRPLAKQDSEKIKASAITLNDKQFLLSHLQRQLPAISLSAHSPLVTAIANDEDSEMIFGQQVLGYGREGDVLIALTTSGNSKNVIRAICVAKIFGLKIICLTGKSGGRVKDLGCDVLIRVPEEVTYKVQQLHQPVYHCLCGMVEGEIFG